The following coding sequences are from one Vicugna pacos chromosome 19, VicPac4, whole genome shotgun sequence window:
- the LOC102529118 gene encoding splicing factor U2AF 35 kDa subunit-like has protein sequence MAEYLASIFGTEKDKVNCSFYFKIRACRHGDRCSRLHNKPTFSQTILIQNIYRNPQNSAQTADGSHCAVSDVEMQEHYDEFFEEIFTEMEKYGEVKEMNVCDNLGEHLVGNVYVKFRREEDAEKAVIDLNNRWFNGQPTHAKLSPVTDFREACCRQYEMGECTRGGFCNFMHLKPISRELRRELYGRRRKKHRSRSRSRERRSRSRDRGRGGGGGGGRERDRRRSRDGERSRRF, from the coding sequence ATGGCGGAGTACTTGGCCTCCATCTTCGGCACCGAGAAAGACAAAGTCAACTGCTCATTTTATTTCAAGATCCGAGCGTGTCGCCATGGAGACAGATGCTCTCGGCTGCACAACAAACCGACCTTTAGCCAGACCATCTTGATTCAAAACATCTATCGTAATCCCCAAAACAGTGCACAGACGGCTGACGGCTCACACTGTGCCGTGAGCGATGTCGAGATGCAGGAGCACTATGATGAGTTTTTTGAGGAGATTTTCACGGAGATGGAGAAGTACGGAGAGGTGAAGGAGATGAACGTCTGTGACAACCTTGGAGAGCACCTCGTCGGGAATGTGTACGTCAAGTTTCGCCGTGAAGAGGATGCAGAAAAGGCCGTGATTGACTTGAACAACCGCTGGTTTAACGGGCAGCCCACCCACGCCAAGCTCTCCCCTGTGACCGACTTCAGAGAAGCCTGCTGCCGGCAGTACGAGATGGGGGAGTGCACGCGAGGAGGCTTCTGCAACTTCATGCATCTGAAGCCCATTTCTCGGGAGCTGCGGCGGGAGTTGTACGGGCGCCGTCGCAAGAAGCATAGGTCGAGGTCCCGGTCCCGGGAGCGTCGCTCTCGGTCGAGAGACCGCGGTcgaggtggcggcggcggcgggggacGGGAGCGCGACAGAAGGCGGTCGCGAGATGGGGAGAGATCGAGGCGGTTCTGA